GGACTGAGAGGAGGCACGGGAGAGGCCGCTGGCCAGGCCAGgggcagctgggaggcaggactcctgggttccatccccagccctAGGAGGAAGTGTCCTGCTGTGCAGCTGGGCAGGTCCTTGATGGCCTGGACCTGTCCTGGTTTCATCAGGAGTTGTTTGCCTGAGAGGCGACCATAGTAGGTGGCAGGTCAAGGCAGAACGCTGCCCGCCTGTATGAAAATGGCTCCCTGCATGTACTCAGAGCTGGGCCACCAGCTTCCCTGTCTCAGATGAGTCCCTGCTCGAAGTAAGACTTGGCCTCCGGGACGGCATTTAACTTGGATTGAAAAGCTGGGACGATgttcattaaatggattaaaaactggctcacTGATAGATCTCCAAGTGTAACTGGGGAACTGTCATGGAGCGGTGCCGTTTCCAGTGGGGGCCCATGGGGATCAGTTCCTGCCCCTGCGCTATTTAATCCCTGACGTGGCTCTGTTTGgctgaacaaagagaaggttatggggAGATGTGATGGCGTCTACAGGCACCTACACTGGGAACGAATATTTCATAGTGGGCTCTGCAGTCTAGCATAGAGGGGTCTGACATGAGCCAGTGGCCGGAAGATGAAgcgagacaaattcagattggaaatacgGCGTCAGTTTTTTACCAGCTGGAGCAATTGGCCGAGGGTAGTGGTGGATTCCCCGTCACGGACCGTTTTGGAGTCGGGGATGGGAGGTTCTTCTAAAAGCTCCACTCTGGGGATTATTTGGGGGCGAGTCTCTGGCCTGGCTATGCAGGAGTCGGAggagatggtcacaatggtcccctctGCCCTGGGACTCCGTGAAGCTGTCTGGATGCAGCTAcgggagagggagctggagtcGCTACCTGAATCCTGGCTGAATTTTTCAAACCTGGATGCGGAAAGTGACGCACCTAAATCAACAGGGAGGTAGTAACGGATCAGGGGGCTGCTTTTGCAGTGCTGCTGGGCGAGGGGGGGTGAGtaccccccccccggcacatCAGGGCACTCGTCGaagggtggaattttcagaagcgcCTGACTCGGCCTCAGCCCCACTGCCTTTCGAGGCTGGTTAAGGTTCTGAATAACGAATCACCTAAACTAACTGTTgcaatcctcttccccagcatttTTCAGGCATAGATCTCCAAGCGCTTCACTAGGGAGGTCGGTATCTTTATACCCATttggcagatggggaaactgaggcacatggcaATGAGGTGACTTGCCCTGGGGTCCCCCAGCAggcccatggcagagctgggattagaacgctttagttccagtccagggctctacacactaggccacactgcctcccagtCTAGGCACCATCTGCTTTGAAACCAGGACTTGGGACTTTTGCAAACGTTCCCGTAAGAACCGAAAGCAGACAGGCTAACGAGGAGGTCTCAGTGATGTCAGCGGCCCTGATTTTGAACATATCGGCCCTGTAGGTTTCTACAGGGAGCTCAGAGTCCCCTGGGTCCTGGACTCACAGGCTAAGCAGCTTTTCTCCCCCTCGCCTGTAACGCAGGGAATTACTTCTACGTCAGCATGCCCGCCGGCCCTGCAGAGTCCTCCACCGAGCCTCCCACCCCCAAGCCATCAGCGAGCCCCGTggagcagccccccagcccgccTTGCCCCGCCCTTGGCTCCCAGCAGCACAACCAGGACAGCACGTTGGGCCCTGGCAGCCTTGATGgggccccaccccctgagccgcctgcccccagcctggtGATCCAGGACGTTGACATGATCTTCCGGACGATAGAACAGCTCATGCTGAAACTCACCAGGCTAAAGGTgaggggggttggtggggggactaaggggggttggtggggggacTAAGGATCCTTTCCATTGAGGGCCGGGCCTGGTTCTGCCAGGTGatgggagcagggaagagaagctGCATCTGGTGCCACAGGGTGGGGAACCAGAGCCAGGCAGGGTAACGCCCCGCTGGAGCCCAGACTGGCGAGGGCACCAAGGCCCTGTTACACAGCTCCGGGAGCAGCCTGCGAAGAGCCCGCAGGTGTCACCTTAGCCGGTGGGGGGCCAGGGGAGACAGGGCTGGGGCGCGCCTGGCATGTGCAGAGGTCTGACACCCCCGTTCCCACTGGCTTGTTTCTCCCCCGCTTGGCTCCTTCAGGATGTGGAGCTGGCCCATCGCGAGTTGCTGCGGTCTCTGGGAAGAGGTTCGTCGGCTGAGACCACCCCGGTGGGGGTCACCGCGCTGGAGATGGGCCGGTGGCTGGAatgcccaccctgccctgccagcgatcactgcccctcccctgcccggCGAGGCTGCAGACCCCAGCAGCCAGCGAGCTTGGTAAGCAGAAGGGACCTCTCAAGCCCCATTGAATGTGCCCTGAACCCCTTGCCCGGACCTGGAGCTGCCCCCACTGTGCCTGGTTCCCACAACCGTGCTTCCCTTGCTTGGTTCTGGGCCACTCACTTTCCTGGGGGCCAGCTGCAGGGCCGGGACCCAGCAAAGCTGGAAGTGTCAATAATAAGACGGGTGAATGAAAGTGCCTCGTGttcaaggaggatattgatataaagggcatcACGGACACCTGGTGGGATGAGGAAAAGCAATGGGGCACAGTAATACCAGGCTACAAAGCACGTCAGACGGCCAGagcaggtcgtgctggtgggggagtggcactagtGTGAAAGAAAGCGCAGAATCaaagaagtaaaaatcttaaatgaaccaaactgtaccacagaatctctcgGACAGTAATTCCGTGCTCGAATAGCAGCAGGGATAGCTCACCGGCCGCCTGGCCAGGgtggtgacagtgactgtgaaatgctcggGGAGGTTAGAGAggctgttaaaataaaaatctcagaACTAATGGCGGATTTCAACtctcccatattgactgggtccaTGTCACTCAGGAAGGAATGCAGAGGtcaagtttcttgacaccttaaatggctgctgcttggagcagctagtctggaacccacaaggggagaggcaattcttgatttagtccgaagtggagcccaggatctggtccaagaggggAATACAGCTGGACCTcttgaccataatataattaaatgtaacaaaCACCAGGGGGTGGGTTGGCAGCCTGGAGCTTTGCCGACCATCCCTCTCAATCCTGCTCCTCTGCATCTCTTCCAGACGGCCGAGCCCCCTCGGAGGAGCCCCTCTGCACCAGTGCCCTGCCAGGGAGATCTCCCCAAAGATGGCTGGGTAGCTGGAGTGGCAGGGCACCCGCTGGACCCACCCAACCTGGGGAAAGacccctgggaggtagggaagcCCGAATGTTGAAACAGACCCGTGGAGGCTGTCACTGAAGCTTGGAGCAGAACTGGAATCCTGCAGGGAAGCGCATGTTAGTTTTGGCTGATCTCGGTGTCTCGTCCTAGCCATGGGACTGGGTGGCCCTTTGCCTGGACAGCGAGTGCCCGTCACCCTGCATGCTGCCTGctgctggcaggccgggcccccaCCGCTGCCTCCACCTCTGTGCCCCCCACGGACAAGCGTCATCCCTGTACACGAGAGCTGGAATATAGTCTGTTGAAATGCACTTTTTGTTTCTCTCCGTGCTGAGGAGCCCACGCGGTGGGTCCCGCCCGCCCTCTCTGCTGATCAGATataaatatgtatgtatgtgcattGGGTTCTTGTAAATAACTGGACTGTATCCCATGACCCTGCATTACAACGGCCATTACCACTATCccgctccctgcccagcctggggaAACGAGATGCCAAGCAGCCCAGCCCTCTTACCACTAGATGTTCCCTCTGGGCTTCTCGTTGTGTCTCCCCAGCCCTGTGAAGCCAGAGCACACGCTGTTGGCATTAGCCGGCCTTTCTCCCTCCAGCAGATGCGCTGCCCCCTCCTTCAGGCAGAGGTTTTCGGTAGGGACTGTCTGGAAAACGCACGTTGCTCCACTGGAATGGCTGGATCTCCAGGGCGGGCAGTGGGCTGGGAAAACAGGACACCCCACGCCCGCGTCTGCCGTGGCAAAATCCCAGCGCTGCTTGGAGACAGTCAGCCGGCTGGAGGGGTCAGAGGCTGTGTGGAGATCATCTCTGCTGCACTGCTTGCGGCTGGGTGAGCCCAGCCCATCAGATACGATCACCCCGAACGGGGagctcagctcagcacagcatCAATCATCTGCTCTGGCcggagggaggagctgggagggctCAGGGTAAGACCCCACTTTGCAATCAGCTTTTGTCTATTTGCAGGCTGCTGTGGCATTGCCAGAGGCCAGGCCCTGGGCCTGCCCCTGCTCATCAGCCCCTGgcctggtgtctctctctctctcacgcgcgcgcgcgcacaggACTGACTGTTTGCTGTTCCATGATGTATAATCggttttattttcttccctttactggtaaagttttttttaaaaaaaaaaagaaaagtgaaatatTCTTCCCTGGCTGGCGTGCATGTGATCCTTCACCAGGGGGTGCCTGCTTTCCCCCGGAGGTGCCTGCTTTCCCCCACTGCAGCATGGGAGACGGGATCATTTGTTCCCAGCCCTCCTCTTCACTGGGCCGTTAGCCCTGCCAGCCAGAGGGGCGTCTGGCCAGAGCCAGGAGCCGTTCTCCCTGTGCTGCCGGGGAGCAGTGTCATGGCTGGAGCAGagaatggggggctgggggaagagaaaCCGCCCGCCCTGCCCAATTCTGCTGCTGGGAGTGGaatcagccctgcacccccagctctcccagtTCCTCGGTGGGGATGTCTCAGGGCTGGTCGACACGACTCTATTGGCCCGGCTCCATCACTTCGGGGGTGAGCGGCTGAGCTCAGGCCCCCTGCAGCCAGCGCCTCTCAGGGAGGGGGAGTCACTGGACAGCGTCTATGCTGAGCTGTAGCTGTGCGAGTGAGGACAAGCCCTGGGAGCCCGTCCGGCTCCCCTGATGTGGGCTCTGCACCGTGCACCTGCAGGGCTTCGGACTGGGAACGTGGAGTGGCCTGGCAGGGAGGAGAGCTCAGCACTCTTGGGACGGGGTGGTTATGAGGTCACTGCCTCTGACCCAGGTAGACCTTTCCTCAGAgcttcctcccccctgccccagcccccgcgTAGAGGGAGCCCTCCTGTGCGAGGAAGGGGCCCTGGCTGTAGAAAAAGAGCCTGAATTCCAGTGGCTGTAGAGGGCTCCAGCCCCCCACGCCTTGAAGTtaatgctccaccccagagcaggTTGCGTCAAAGCTGTTTAATGGCAGGCGGGAAGGGTtacaggctgggctgggccagaaATCTCACACAAGGGGCTGCCCTGGCGCTCTCCAGGCCTGTGGGACTCTTCTGCTCTCGAGTGAGCGGACGCTTCACCCCTCCAGCCCCTAGCTGGGCGCAGCCAGCTCCTCGTCCGGCGCCTTGGGCAGCTGTCTGTAGGTGGGGTCGCGCGGCAGCATCAGCCCCTGCAGCTTGGCAAAGGTCTTGCTGTCAGCGGGGAAGCGGTTTTTCTGAACGGGCAGAAAGGGGGGCGAGTGGGCAAAGGGGAGACTCGCTTCTGCTCCCACTCCAGCCCACCCGGGGGCACGGTCGTGAATGAACAAGGGCCCTGGGGCTGGCTACAGCTCCCCCGCCGCATGCAGGAGCGTGGTACTCACCCCCAGAGACAGCCGCAGCAGGCCCATCTGCCACTTGACCCCAGCTGCGGCCTTGCTGGCCTGCTGCTGACTCTCCACGGCTGCCAGGAACGCTTTCAGGCCCTGCTCTGTGATCTGGTTCCCTTGGGGAGGGAAGATGCGGCTCAGTGGCTAGTTTAAACCCCATCGCCTctggggcccaggcagggaggagTTTGCCTGGGACCTCAGCCAGGGCCTACGCCCACTGGCACTGGCACAGCTGctgtggggcagaggattggCACTTGGCTCTACAAGGACGAGCGTCTCCTGCCTCTGCTGGGGATTGGGCCACCAGAGGGAGCCCACAAGCCACAGGGCACTAAGGTGAGTGACCAGGCTGTGCCACATGGAGGGAAGCCGAGAAGGATGGGTGGCTCTGTGGGTAGGGTCTGGCCCAGCACAGTGactgcaggccctgctcagaaGGAAGGACACACGCAAGCCTGGCAGAGGCTGCTGCATCTCCGGCCCATTGCCACAGCTCCTAGCCCAGGGGACCCAGCGCCACTCGGGGGGCACTTGCCCTGCCAGGCGAGATGTCAGGTTTCCAGccagccccgggccccacagcGACGTACAGGTGAGGTTTAAGTTGATGAGCACGCGGTTGCCTTGCAGGAAGACCTTCCCGTCGCGGTGCTCGGCCTGTTCCAGGAGTGGGTTCATGATCTCGGTGGGCTCCAGTACCTGGGCACAGAGAACGTTTCACCTTCAAGCAGGTCCCAGAGCTGCCCTGGGAACAGCTTGGCAGCGGCCCCCCTGTTTTGCCACTGCCCAGGATAGGGATCAGCCCATTGCTGGTTCTGATGTGGGGCAGGAGATGGGACATTTTGGCTGGAATCATCTTAGGTGCCTAAGGGAGTTGGGAGCAGGGATCCCATTGATTTTCCCTGGGCAATGGGCTCCTTTCTCCTccaagcccctttgaaaatccccagCTTCATGCTGTGCCAATGGGTCCACATCTCTTCATCCCAAAGCAAGTCAGCCCCCTCTGGAGCAGAACGGGGCAGCTGTTTGCACCAGGCACAGCCGGTTAGTGAAGCCCACTGTATCGCCCCCATGGCAGGGGCAGAATGGAACTGAACCAGGAGCCACCACGGCAGACCTCCGGGGGGGGGGACGAGTGTCAGTGACCCGGCCCAAGTTCTCAGGCTGTAACTGAGACTCCAGCCCCGAAGTGACCAGGAACTCAACTCTGGATCTTAGCCCAGAGCCAGGCTACTGCCCCACTAACCCAGTGCCCTGGGAGCCTGGCACACGGCCCCTCACCACGGGGAACCCGGTGCACAGTGTCCCTGGAGCCTGTACCCCGTGGCTGGCCAGGGCTCCCTCACCTCCAGCTCCGGCGGCAGGCTGCGCTTCTCCTTGGTGCCCAGTTTGGTTCCTTTGCCTCGGACAGCTTTTTGATCCGGGGTGGAAACCACTAAAGAGAGTGAAACACTCACCAACGGGACAGAGCCTCTGCCACGCAGAGCTGTGAGCTGAGCCACAGGGGCCCCTCCATGGGCTGGGCGCCCGGCTCAGAGAGGAGCATCGCCTCCGGCCACCTCCCGCTCTGGCACAGGTCATCATCTAGCTCCGTAGCCCACTCTCTGGGGGCCCCGTGCACACGGGACACGGGGTTAGAATAAGTGGGGAGGGTTAGAATTTCTACTCACTTTTCTTGGCTTGTTTAGCATCCTCCTTCTTGGCGGGTGCAAGGGCTGGGCCGCCCACAACCCCCCCGCCACCTGCAGCGCTGGCCTGagctttctcctctttcttcGAAGGCTCCTGTAAGGAGTAGCACAGGCCCGAAGGGGGCGCTGACAGGCAGGCTCGGCTCTTCGGTATCTGTGGCTGTTTGCTAAGTCCCCTCCAGGCTTGACCCCACTTTGCTTTTGGCCCTTCTCTGGCCCAAGCGTGTAAACCACCAGGCTTGCACGCCCCTGCCCCTCCGTGAACCCTGTTTGAAGGATGGAGGCACAGAAAAGcctagggtcaccaaatgaacccagtggcagagctgggaaaagaacccaggagtcctgacccctaaGTCTCTGCTCTAGCCATGAGCTCACACTCCCCCTTCAGAAATGaaatgagaacccaggagtcctgagggtCACTCCCCATAGCAGTGCCACGCGCAAGTCCTAGCCACTGCGATCTCCCGATCCTTCCGAAGACGTGGATCTTTGGGAGCCGCTCGCTGTGGGGTTAACCCCTGACTCCCAGGCCGGCTGGAGCTTAGCGTCCCTGGGAAGGGCTGCGTAGAGCCGTCCTGCTCGGGtcagcccacacccctcacctttTTCTTGGACCCGCTCTTGCTCTGCTTGGCCACCTGCAGCTTGTCGATGGTGGTGTTGCTGACGAGGCTGGAGGGACGCTCGCTGCTCTTGGCATCTGCATGTCTCAGAGGCTGGAACCCAGAGCCAGAGGGATTTTAACAGAGATTCGGACTCCACGGGCTGTCTACATTTTCTACCTTTAGGACCCTAGGCAGCATGGGATTTTGACTGGCTTAGAACCAGGGACTCTCGGATCCTCACCAGTGTGAGCTAAAGGAGTGATGCCACTAGgtggcagcagtagtaggctgttatccttcAGGTAGCTCAGAAAGTAGAAGGGAATACAGCACACACCAGGGTAAATCTTATTACCCTCAGCGACCTGGTTCTACGGAGCTCTGAGTTTATAGCAACGTTTGGCCTCTGCCATTGCAGGAAAGAGGTCAGTCGCTAACACCCCCATCCTCAAAGTCAATTGATCTGTTGCCCTCTGGTGGGTGCACAGGGTCTGGCAGGAGCCTTACCGACCGGGACCGCTCCTGGGATTCCTTCTCCAGTAAAAGTCGCCTCCTCTCCACGACTTCAGGGTGAGTTAAAGCGAAAGGTCCCAGAACCTAACCCAAAACAATGGCAGAGTCAGTGTTGCTCAGTCTCTCGGTCACAATAGCTtaactccccctcctccacttcccAGAGGAGGCAGCCTGTGACCTCGGCACCACTTCAATCCCTGTCACTTCTCTGACCACGCCCGAGCTCACAGACATTACAACGGCCTGAGCCAGAGAGGTGCTGGGTGCCTGATGAGTATGCTCAGTCCCTTGGGATTGTGTCCCAATTTCCAAGCTCAGGCCCTGCTCCCTCAAAGGGATGTGCTAGTGCGTCCCGTGGAGCTGATTCTTTCTGGTCATTCGCAGtgcgggggaaggggctgggcagcagggattAGCCCTGGAACTTCCcgctgcaggattgaggcctggTCTGTGTTAGAGGAGAGCGGGAGACGGGGAGAAGAGCTGCTTCTGCTCTCCTGTGCCGGATGAAGATGTTTTACATGTTAGAAATGCAGCTGGCTTCTCTCCCTCGCTGACTCTATGGGGAGCTGGGAGTACAGGAGACGGGCAGTCCTGGGCCAGGGAGAGGATGGGATTTTGATTCAGACTGATTCAAGCTCTCTATTAATGTGTATTCAACTCAAATGCCTTTTAATGGCTGGGAGAAAAACTCTTTAGTTAAAGAGCTGCCACTAATGTCCCTTTGGTGAGAGAGCTCCAGATCCACAACTCGGAGTCCTCCATTGAGCTCTCCACCCCCACTAGATGTTCCTGATTacaatggccacactgggtcagaccaaaggtccatctatcccggtatcctgtcttctgacagtggccagtgccaggtgccccagagggaatgaacagaacagggaatcatcaagtgatccatcccctgccgcccattcccagcttctggcaaacagaggctatggacaccatctctgccctccCTGGCTAATAGCTGCGAAGGGAGGGAGCAGTGGACACTGGGCCAGGTGAAGAAGTTTTTTAAAGGGTAAATCCATCCCTTGGGCTGAAGAGCAAAGGCCTCTCCCTGAACGCACCTCTGCGAGCTTGCGGGCTCCCTGGTCTCCAATCTGATTGTGTGCCAGAGACAGGCACAGCAGAGAGCGATTCAACCGCAAGCCCTGGACAGGCCCCGGGGGCGGCGGCAGGACACAGACAtgcaaggaaaggaaaagaactgTTAGCCCTAGACGCTGGACCCTCCACCCGGCACCAGCTCCTCCTGCCGATGGCCCAGTTCCTGAGCCGAAGAGGAGTTCAGTCTTTCCACGGCCCAACCCATCCTGCTGAGAGCTCACCACCTGGGCTCAGCCTGAGCTGGGGTCTGGGAACGCCCAGGGCTACGCAGCGGGTGGACTTCGAGTATTGGATCCAGCCAGACGGGATTGGCAGGAGAACACGCAAAGCTCCAGCCTGTGCAGTTCCACCTCTTCGGCTTCCCTCCACAGCCTCAGCCAGTAAGGCTCCCCCAGCTGTCTGTTCCCGTCTACATGAGAGAGCTGGacttaaactggtttaaaaaataacCTTGTGGCAAGGCTACGATTTGAAGCCAGGCCTCCATGGCAGGGCCTTAATCACAAGGCCCCTGTCCCTCACTTTGGAGAACAGCTGTCCTCTCTCTAATGCTCCACGGAGGCTAATACCCCAATGCAGCCAGTCGCTCGCTCTCACCCCTCACCTCTGCGATGTAACCTGCCCCCAGGTCCGAGATGTTATTGAAGCTGAGGGTCAGCGAGACCAAGCTCTTGTTGGAAGACTTCAGCGTGGAGAGGGCCTGGCCGATCAGCTTGGCGTCGGCGTCACCGATGTTGTTGTTTCTCAGTGACACATGAGCCACCCTGCAGGGGTGTTGGTGAGAGTTTCTGATCAGGTCTGGCTGGACTGTCCTGCTCTTTGGGAAGGGAAAGAGACgccctgggagtggggagggggctccaAGACTGAGCCTTGACGCAGGCGGAAGGATCCCAGCCACGCTCTGCCTGGGGCGTGGAAGGGTTGGAGGGAAGGAATCCGCACCCCATGCGCTGGACTCTGTGTGGGCACCTCGCTGACAGGATGAGGACTTTGGTTATGACAGTCTGAGACAAAGCATCCCATCCTGCCCAGTGATCCTCAGCCCTCCTGCCCACTGGGACCTCCCTCCCAGGAATATCCCCCAGGATCCCGCCCATTGCCCCAGAGCAGATGCAGTGGTCTggaatttcccttccccccccccaaggcagTATCTGCCCCAAGCAGGTTAACTAGCACCACTCCCCGGGACCCCTGGGTCTCTGATTCAGAAGGAACTCACGTGCTCTCCTCTCCAATCAGCCTGTAGAAGGACCCCTCAGCTAATGGGTTCCCCTCCAGCGTTAGTGTCCTGCAGGGAGAAGCAGAAACTAACCAAGGTGCTAAAGACATCATTTGGCCTGcagaaatgcagctacctctggagtggaacatggcagctgcttCACAGTGACAAAGAAACACTACACAACAGCTTGGAAGGGAAAGTGGAGAATACTGTACCCCACTGAAAAAGTGAGGGGAATTTGAGGTAGGCAGCAGGCACTGCGCTAGGGCTTTGAGAAGGACAGTGGAGCTGGCAGTTCTGCTCTGGCACGGAGTACCATGGGGTTGTCAATGAGCTTGACAAAACACCACCTTCAGGTCCCATCTCACTGGCTCCTTCAAGGATGGTTAGATTGAATGGGGTCCCCTTTCTGAGCTGGAAGCAGCTGCCTCCAGCACTGTCTCAGCACCCCCATCCCCGCGGCTTAGCTCTCGCTTACTTGAGGGCGGGGCAGTTCGGTAGGATAGCGATCAGAGAGAGGAGCGAGAGATCTGTCAGACCGACCTTCCAGAGGCTGAAAGAAGAGAGACACAGTAGACCTAGCAGCAGCATTAACTCAGTAAGAGAGATTGCAAAGCAGTCTCAtccccagatggggaaactgaggcacagggaggggaaaggagttgcccaaggtcacaacgTGAGTCAAGGGCAGAGCCAGGCCTCAAAGCCAGGCccccaggcccatgctcaaaccccTTCACCAATATCTGCTTTTCAAAAGCTAATGCAGACGTTTCCCAGCACCAGCGTTCTGGAGCCCCCAAACCAACTATTAGTCTTAAAGAGCTAGCAGGGTCCCCAGACTGATTCTAGTTCCAGCGTCCCAATTACCCAACCCACTTGGAGGACACCAAGATCCTGCTCTCAGAAAGGCAAGAGCCAGTGCGCTAGGAGGCGGCAAAACGCCTTAGAAGGAGGCTTGGATACTGAGGGTTTAGAGAGCTGAACTCCCTCTGTATCTTCCTTGCCCGTCTCTGGGCCCTTTCAGCCAAACAGCTCCTGGTACTGCCCAGCCCCTCACTCACTGAACAGCCTGCAGGTTGGCAAGGGCGGGTAGACACTTGCTGAAAACACCCAGCATTTTCTCTTCAATTTTCCAACCTGCCAGAGATAAAACGGATGGAGCTGGTTATACCAAAGAGAAAACCAGTCAGAATGCAATCCCTCACCCCTGCCCTCAACTGCCCCTTGGCTCCCTGGCCAGCTTGGAGGCCAGTTTGAAACGGCACGGCTAGCTGCCGGGTTCCTGTAGGGCCTACATTtctttaaaaggctccagaggcgatcgtggcaattacaggcctaacttcagtaccaggcaaatgaGTTACAACTATGGTAACAGAATTAACGCACACGGCTCTTGTGAAGGGCAATCAAGCCTCCCCAATCTATTGGAAGTCTTTGAGGTCAACGAGCATGTGAACACGGGTAATCCAGTGGATAgtttacttggactttcagaaagcctttgacaagagaGGAGGCGCGGGCAGTGCCCCCCGATCCCCCTTCCTGTTTTACATTGCTGAGGGGGCTATTCGGAGTGAGCTGAGCCCCTCACCTCGCAGGAAGATCTCACGGACACTCTTGGGGTCATCATGCTCCAGCTCGGTCTGGATGCAGGGCCGGAAGTAGGCGTACTTGCTCTGGATttgggtgaggctggctgggaccTCCTTCTCGGCCGGCATGTCGCTTTCCTCTGCCAGGTAGAGGGCAATCAGTCACTTGGGGGCAGGGGCACTGAGCCCAAGGGAGACTTCTGCAGTGCCAGGCGAAGGGGCATGGAGGCCGCTGCCCCGCGTTAATCACTCCACACTGCCCCACCGTGGAGAGACCATCCCCTTATAGTTGCACGGCCCTCTCCTCACTACACTCTGCCTTCACTAGGGCTGCAGATGCTGGGAGACACATTAAACCCATCTGGGGCTACATTGCCCTCCCAACCTCTTTAACTAGAGCTTCCTGCCCCTGAAATGGGTAGGACTGAAacggacacacacacaatctccctGCGACAGTCCTCTGCAGCTCACAGCACAGATGCATCCCCCCCTCTCCCCGCATCCTCTCGGTCAAAGCTGGTTTAGCTGTGATTTCCCcaaggccctgaccccaactgGGCCAGCTCCCTCAGCCAGGCCACTCACCCCAACTCTAGCCAGGTCTCCCCAACCCAAACCTAGACTCCACTTGCAAGCTGGGGAACATAAAGAGCTCAGCCTGCACGAACGACGATGCACACGACCCTCTGATAAGCTGAGACACATTTCTTTGCCTTCCGGCATCTGAACTTCTAGAAGTTACGTttcccagcttttctctgcaacaccAAGGGCTGGAAAGGGCCTTGTTCTTTCCGTGAAAGCGGAGCTTCTCCAGAACGCAGAGAACTCCGGGAGCTGGGCCGTTGAGAAAACACTGAATCCTGCGAGGCTCGAGCGCTGTTCTCGGCACACACTCCTGCCACCTTGCAG
The genomic region above belongs to Gopherus evgoodei ecotype Sinaloan lineage chromosome 24, rGopEvg1_v1.p, whole genome shotgun sequence and contains:
- the LRRC71 gene encoding leucine-rich repeat-containing protein 71 isoform X5 translates to MGKKGDRGAKEKGAGVSLEEEGKNAAKRSDPHGEEEYQCTGILEQDFNELCSRAGLTKIPKVTVRLQSAFNLFPPEESDMPAEKEVPASLTQIQSKYAYFRPCIQTELEHDDPKSVREIFLRGWKIEEKMLGVFSKCLPALANLQAVHLWKVGLTDLSLLSLIAILPNCPALKTLTLEGNPLAEGSFYRLIGEESTVAHVSLRNNNIGDADAKLIGQALSTLKSSNKSLVSLTLSFNNISDLGAGYIAEGLRLNRSLLCLSLAHNQIGDQGARKLAEVLGPFALTHPEVVERRRLLLEKESQERSRSPLRHADAKSSERPSSLVSNTTIDKLQVAKQSKSGSKKKEPSKKEEKAQASAAGGGGVVGGPALAPAKKEDAKQAKKMVSTPDQKAVRGKGTKLGTKEKRSLPPELEVLEPTEIMNPLLEQAEHRDGKVFLQGNRVLINLNLTCTSLWGPGLAGNLTSRLAGEPDHRAGPESVPGSRGESAAGQQGRSWGQVADGPAAAVSGEKPLPR
- the LRRC71 gene encoding leucine-rich repeat-containing protein 71 isoform X6, with the translated sequence MGKKGDRGAKEKGAGVSLEEEGKNAAKRSDPHGEEEYQCTGILEQDFNELCSRAGLTKIPKVTVRLQSAFNLFPPEESDMPAEKEVPASLTQIQSKYAYFRPCIQTELEHDDPKSVREIFLRGWKIEEKMLGVFSKCLPALANLQAVHLWKVGLTDLSLLSLIAILPNCPALKTLTLEGNPLAEGSFYRLIGEESTVAHVSLRNNNIGDADAKLIGQALSTLKSSNKSLVSLTLSFNNISDLGAGYIAEGLRLNRSLLCLSLAHNQIGDQGARKLAEVLGPFALTHPEVVERRRLLLEKESQERSRSPLRHADAKSSERPSSLVSNTTIDKLQVAKQSKSGSKKKEPSKKEEKAQASAAGGGGVVGGPALAPAKKEDAKQAKKMVSTPDQKAVRGKGTKLGTKEKRSLPPELEVLEPTEIMNPLLEQAEHRDGKVFLQGNRVLINLNLT